In the genome of Gammaproteobacteria bacterium, one region contains:
- a CDS encoding efflux RND transporter periplasmic adaptor subunit: protein MGKVGPSNVITISPKRLQSIGVTYEKVQSHKIDKIIRTVGRVEADERLLANIHVKFEGWIDKLFVNYTGEKVKKGQPLFSVYSPELVATQQEFLLALRARSVLGAQSAEDAAYQRLRFWDVPSQEIQRLTRTGKASKTITIYSPISGTVLEKTALQGMRIVPDNKLYTIADLSHLWILADIYEYELPFIRKGQEAQITLTYLPQKIFKAKIIFIDPVVNMQTRTVRVRFETENRDNQLKPGMYSNVELKIPLGNRLVVPKDAIIITGERAIVFIYHGNGKLEWRTVKLGVRSGDNIEILQGIKVGEVIITSANFLIDSESQLKAAMGGMQH, encoded by the coding sequence ATGGGAAAGGTTGGGCCTAGTAATGTTATTACTATTAGTCCTAAACGTTTACAGTCAATTGGAGTCACCTATGAAAAGGTACAATCCCATAAAATAGATAAAATTATCCGCACGGTGGGCCGTGTTGAAGCTGACGAACGATTGCTAGCAAACATTCATGTTAAATTTGAAGGTTGGATTGATAAGTTATTTGTTAACTATACAGGTGAAAAAGTAAAAAAAGGGCAGCCGCTTTTTTCAGTATACAGTCCTGAGTTAGTCGCGACACAACAGGAGTTTTTATTGGCACTGCGTGCTCGGAGTGTGTTAGGAGCGCAAAGTGCAGAAGATGCTGCTTATCAGCGTCTACGTTTTTGGGATGTCCCCTCACAAGAAATTCAAAGATTAACGAGAACTGGAAAGGCTTCTAAAACAATTACGATTTATTCTCCGATATCAGGAACGGTTCTTGAAAAAACAGCATTACAAGGGATGCGAATTGTACCTGACAATAAATTATATACGATTGCTGATTTATCTCATTTATGGATTCTTGCCGACATCTATGAATACGAGCTTCCCTTTATTCGTAAAGGTCAGGAGGCGCAAATTACATTAACTTATCTCCCACAAAAAATATTCAAAGCTAAAATCATATTTATTGATCCAGTTGTTAATATGCAAACCCGGACTGTAAGAGTTCGATTCGAGACTGAAAATAGAGATAATCAGTTAAAACCGGGTATGTATTCCAATGTGGAATTAAAAATACCATTAGGCAATCGATTAGTGGTGCCAAAAGATGCAATTATAATCACTGGCGAGCGTGCCATTGTCTTTATTTATCATGGTAATGGCAAACTTGAATGGCGTACTGTTAAACTCGGTGTGCGATCCGGTGACAACATAGAAATACTGCAAGGAATTAAAGTTGGGGAGGTCATTATCACCTCAGCTAATTTCTTAATTGATTCTGAAAGCCAATTAAAAGCAGCGATGGGCGGTATGCAACATTAA